A genomic segment from Patescibacteria group bacterium encodes:
- a CDS encoding tRNA-dihydrouridine synthase, whose translation MDQGFWEKLKKPASPSQGGPFFALAPMADVTDTAFREIIAKYSEHGTTHGGPDVFWTEFVSCDGLASKGREVLLRDLEYTKGEHPIVAQVFGAHPENFYKAGLLIRELGFDGADINMGCPDRSVEKQGAGAALIKNPDLAKELIAALKEGSGGLPVSVKTRVGYNKDQIDEWISMLLGEGLAALTIHARTRKEMSKVPARWSDVKRVVELRDAMGVKTLIIGNGDVTDMKDGEEKARESGADGVMLGRAIFGNPWLFNKNIQVSDVPLEEKLRVMVEHTKLFEKKLGDIKNFAIMKKHYKAYVHGFDGAKELRMELMETADVAGIERIIARFLAKT comes from the coding sequence GGAAAAATTAAAGAAGCCTGCCTCGCCGAGTCAAGGCGGGCCGTTTTTCGCGCTTGCGCCCATGGCGGATGTGACCGACACGGCATTTCGGGAGATCATCGCGAAATACAGCGAACACGGCACTACCCACGGAGGTCCCGATGTTTTTTGGACGGAGTTTGTGTCATGCGACGGCCTGGCAAGCAAGGGGCGAGAAGTGCTGTTGCGAGATTTGGAATACACCAAAGGAGAACACCCTATCGTGGCGCAAGTATTCGGTGCTCATCCGGAAAATTTTTACAAAGCGGGATTGCTCATCCGGGAGCTTGGTTTTGATGGCGCTGATATCAACATGGGATGTCCCGACAGAAGCGTTGAGAAACAGGGCGCGGGCGCGGCGCTCATAAAAAATCCCGACCTTGCAAAAGAGCTGATCGCGGCGCTCAAGGAAGGGAGCGGCGGTTTGCCGGTGTCGGTAAAAACGCGCGTCGGCTACAACAAAGACCAAATAGATGAATGGATATCCATGTTGCTTGGAGAGGGCCTTGCGGCTTTGACGATCCACGCGCGCACGCGGAAAGAAATGTCCAAAGTGCCCGCGCGCTGGAGTGATGTGAAGCGGGTGGTGGAGCTCCGCGATGCGATGGGCGTGAAGACCCTTATCATTGGCAATGGCGATGTCACGGATATGAAAGACGGGGAAGAGAAAGCGCGTGAGAGCGGCGCCGACGGGGTGATGTTGGGGCGCGCTATCTTCGGCAACCCGTGGCTGTTCAATAAAAATATACAAGTTTCAGACGTTCCTTTGGAGGAAAAACTTCGGGTTATGGTGGAGCATACGAAACTTTTTGAGAAGAAACTGGGCGATATCAAAAACTTCGCCATCATGAAAAAGCATTACAAAGCATATGTGCACGGATTTGACGGCGCGAAGGAATTGAGGATGGAGCTTATGGAAACGGCGGATGTGGCGGGAATTGAGCGGATTATAGCCCGATTCCTTGCAAAAACTTGA
- the dnaX gene encoding DNA polymerase III subunit gamma/tau, whose product MSEIALYRKYRPAQWDEVQGQDHVIKVLKGAIENDKVAHAYLFYGTRGTGKTTVARIFAREIGVSVNDVYEIDAASNRGIDDIRELRDAVNMLPLESPYKVYIIDEVHMLTKEAFNALLKTLEEPPKHVIFILATTELEKLPETVVSRCQTFTFKKPNHELLKQMVLDTAKKEGLKLESASADLIALLGDGSFRDTLGILQKLTAFSADKKITREEVEQIVGAPSTKLVNGVLSAIAEGKLAEGLADIHTAVEYNVDMKVYVKLILRKLRAVLLLRYAPEMTEKIVQDFTEEDAGLLKEYAEEKDSKLSSTALVALLEAYQQIGYSYIPQLPLELALIKLIGQDKK is encoded by the coding sequence ATGAGCGAAATCGCGTTGTATAGAAAATATCGGCCGGCGCAATGGGACGAGGTACAGGGGCAAGACCATGTCATTAAAGTGCTCAAGGGAGCGATTGAAAATGACAAAGTTGCCCACGCGTATCTTTTTTACGGGACGCGCGGAACAGGCAAGACGACCGTGGCGCGCATTTTTGCGCGCGAGATTGGCGTCTCTGTAAATGACGTGTATGAAATAGACGCGGCGAGTAACCGTGGCATTGATGACATCCGCGAGTTGCGCGACGCGGTGAATATGCTTCCGCTTGAATCACCCTACAAGGTCTATATCATTGACGAAGTGCACATGCTCACGAAAGAGGCATTCAACGCGCTTTTGAAAACGCTTGAAGAGCCGCCCAAGCACGTGATATTCATCCTTGCGACTACGGAACTTGAGAAACTTCCTGAAACAGTTGTGTCACGTTGCCAAACATTCACCTTCAAGAAACCCAACCACGAGCTCCTGAAGCAGATGGTGCTTGATACGGCGAAGAAGGAAGGATTGAAACTGGAGAGCGCTTCCGCCGACCTCATTGCCCTTTTGGGAGACGGATCGTTCCGCGACACACTCGGGATTCTTCAGAAATTGACCGCTTTCTCCGCCGACAAAAAGATAACCCGTGAAGAAGTGGAGCAAATTGTAGGCGCGCCGAGCACCAAGCTCGTCAATGGCGTTCTTTCCGCGATCGCGGAAGGAAAGCTTGCAGAAGGACTCGCGGATATCCACACGGCGGTGGAATACAACGTGGATATGAAGGTGTATGTGAAACTCATTTTGCGCAAACTCCGCGCGGTACTTCTCCTTCGCTACGCGCCCGAAATGACGGAAAAGATCGTGCAGGATTTCACCGAGGAGGACGCGGGGCTCTTGAAAGAGTACGCGGAAGAGAAAGACTCAAAGCTAAGCAGTACTGCCCTCGTGGCGCTCCTGGAGGCGTATCAGCAGATAGGATATTCGTACATTCCGCAGTTGCCGCTTGAGCTTGCGCTCATCAAGCTTATCGGGCAAGATAAGAAGTGA